One Ignavibacteria bacterium DNA segment encodes these proteins:
- a CDS encoding carboxypeptidase regulatory-like domain-containing protein, translating into MKKLLLLFVPLFLLSVFVIEGQTQIVPPDSVKAVVMVQPNANLFVKVSWVHPVLSMRFNVYRKIGAIGDTGVFVKRFSNVNGKFVNDYNVQMNKTYSYFVKAVVNNVLSISSDTVQVTLIPPPPPVKAVVTGIVYNDSTNLPVKGAMVKFFAAIATPNTHCIMFNTDSLGKFKAILNVGQYYAYITKQGFRFEYYNNKPNIQTADKIILAENDTVNINIGLAPLTPPVIFNLSGSVKDSLNNPVRSRVHAYKVRGNNTHFYSYGAMTDSLGNYSLNVRGGDSVVVFVKPLNFDYLPEYWDNKSTLLEADKIFVNSNIANINFVLQHVYVFPNGISGQVKDTANTIGVMSKVMAFRYGHITPSITNINRNGNVLSDSLGNYVINNLIPGKYKLFAKPFGEYRPSYFRYDHVPTLNWMMADSVIVDSTGIVSNIDFRVIPLPDTGLAVISGTVKTNTGINIIGAVVYVLDENNNIVNYAVSDQNGIYKVEGLLPGNYTVLSDKMYYMNQSNHSVVIDYNTNLFKTLAFIMTFDNLTGIGSNPESPSSFSLYQNYPNPFNPSTTIGFSVSELRNVSLKIYDILGKEVSTLVNENLAPGSYSVSFNASSLPSGMYFYKLQAGDFTSVKKMTLIK; encoded by the coding sequence ATGAAAAAGTTACTTTTACTTTTTGTTCCCCTTTTTCTTTTATCCGTGTTTGTTATTGAGGGGCAGACACAAATTGTTCCTCCTGACAGTGTAAAAGCTGTAGTTATGGTCCAACCCAATGCCAACCTATTCGTAAAAGTAAGCTGGGTGCATCCTGTATTAAGTATGCGTTTCAATGTTTACAGAAAAATTGGCGCAATAGGTGATACAGGAGTATTTGTGAAGAGATTCAGTAATGTAAATGGTAAGTTCGTCAATGATTATAATGTTCAGATGAATAAGACTTATTCATATTTCGTTAAAGCTGTCGTTAATAATGTCCTGAGTATTTCCTCTGATACCGTCCAGGTTACTCTCATCCCTCCGCCTCCGCCTGTTAAAGCAGTCGTAACAGGGATTGTTTACAATGATTCTACAAACCTACCTGTTAAAGGAGCTATGGTCAAGTTTTTTGCGGCTATTGCTACACCGAATACTCATTGTATTATGTTTAATACTGATAGTCTCGGAAAGTTTAAAGCTATTCTCAATGTCGGTCAATATTATGCTTATATTACGAAACAAGGATTTAGATTTGAATATTATAACAATAAGCCTAACATTCAGACAGCTGATAAGATTATTCTCGCAGAAAATGATACTGTTAATATTAATATTGGTCTTGCTCCTCTTACTCCTCCTGTCATTTTTAACTTATCAGGCTCAGTAAAGGATTCTTTGAACAATCCTGTCAGAAGCAGAGTTCATGCCTACAAAGTTAGAGGTAACAATACTCACTTCTATTCATACGGAGCTATGACAGATTCTCTCGGTAATTATTCGCTCAACGTAAGAGGCGGCGATTCCGTGGTTGTATTCGTAAAACCGCTGAATTTTGATTATCTGCCGGAATACTGGGATAACAAGAGTACACTCCTCGAAGCAGATAAGATTTTTGTTAACAGTAATATAGCAAACATAAACTTCGTTCTGCAGCATGTTTACGTATTCCCGAACGGAATCTCGGGGCAGGTAAAAGATACTGCAAATACAATCGGTGTTATGTCAAAAGTTATGGCATTCCGATATGGTCATATTACTCCGAGTATTACTAACATCAATAGAAACGGTAACGTTCTTTCCGATTCACTAGGAAATTATGTTATAAATAATTTGATCCCCGGAAAGTATAAGTTGTTCGCAAAACCTTTCGGTGAATATAGACCTTCATACTTCAGGTACGATCACGTTCCTACTTTAAACTGGATGATGGCAGACTCCGTTATTGTGGATTCTACGGGTATTGTAAGTAATATCGATTTTAGAGTAATTCCGCTTCCGGACACAGGTCTTGCAGTAATTAGCGGAACTGTTAAAACAAATACTGGTATCAACATTATCGGTGCAGTTGTTTATGTTTTAGATGAAAATAATAATATCGTAAATTATGCTGTTTCAGACCAAAACGGTATCTACAAAGTAGAAGGATTATTACCGGGTAACTATACTGTATTGTCTGATAAAATGTATTATATGAATCAAAGCAATCATAGCGTTGTCATCGACTATAACACGAATTTGTTTAAGACATTGGCATTCATTATGACATTTGATAATTTAACCGGTATCGGCAGTAATCCTGAATCTCCTTCTTCATTCTCGTTATATCAGAATTATCCGAATCCTTTCAATCCGAGCACGACTATTGGCTTCAGTGTCTCTGAATTGAGAAACGTTTCTCTGAAAATCTATGATATCCTCGGAAAAGAAGTATCGACTCTGGTTAACGAAAATCTCGCTCCGGGTTCTTACAGTGTTTCTTTCAACGCATCATCTCTTCCAAGCGGTATGTATTTCTACAAACTGCAGGCAGGTGATTTCACATCTGTAAAGAAAATGACTCTTATTAAGTAA
- a CDS encoding YCF48-related protein, translated as MKRLLTAVIIFTTFAALSGTLFNWQSAHAGTNPSLLDLTPPVLLKPLNNANSIQLRPLLDWADVPNATKYKLQVSTVADFSTNVINKNALVNSKFTPSAGVLGNSTTYYWRVFAGDESGWGPSSSVWNFTTSPPPPSIPWTLYQTGVPYSLFGVDFSELNSQIGVAVGQGGIVIKTSDAGEEWTVTYSNINIWMNDVKFDPNREGVVWAAGMGGVIIKSTDYGDTWSVVRPFDTPDHTIRGIGVPPGDLDHAIFIGYAGTYFETFNGGTSFTQRFDIPFTMHSIAFSPEYLTDGRGIICGTDGKVWNTSNHCSTWVVRNTNRYDYLNDVVFLSPAIAMICGNNGTILRSSNWGKTWSVNVQYLTGEHLRSIDNYENIVTVCGDNGKIMTANDGGITFVDQLNGENRHLYGVSLREESVGVVVGEIGSAASGALYYTSTNGFVGISQIGSEIPNKYSISQNYPNPFNPTTKINFALPKQGLVSIKVYDMLGREVRNLVNEVKSAGHYSVDFNGSNLTSGAYFYKIQVNDFADVKRMLLIK; from the coding sequence ATGAAAAGACTTTTAACAGCCGTAATTATTTTTACGACTTTTGCAGCACTATCAGGTACCTTATTTAATTGGCAGAGTGCGCACGCAGGTACAAATCCTTCATTGTTGGATTTGACTCCTCCCGTATTATTAAAGCCGCTTAACAATGCAAACTCTATTCAATTGCGTCCTTTGCTCGATTGGGCGGATGTACCTAATGCGACGAAGTATAAACTTCAGGTTTCTACCGTTGCCGACTTTTCTACAAACGTAATTAATAAAAATGCTCTCGTAAATTCTAAGTTCACTCCCAGTGCAGGTGTGCTTGGTAATAGTACAACTTATTACTGGCGTGTTTTTGCTGGCGATGAATCAGGCTGGGGTCCGTCATCTTCTGTTTGGAATTTCACAACTTCACCGCCGCCACCTTCTATTCCATGGACTCTTTACCAGACTGGTGTTCCTTATTCATTGTTTGGAGTTGACTTTTCTGAACTAAATTCTCAAATTGGAGTCGCCGTCGGTCAGGGCGGTATTGTTATCAAAACTTCGGATGCAGGTGAAGAATGGACTGTTACTTATTCCAACATTAATATCTGGATGAACGATGTAAAATTCGACCCTAACCGAGAAGGTGTCGTCTGGGCTGCAGGTATGGGCGGTGTTATTATCAAATCCACGGATTACGGAGATACTTGGTCAGTCGTCAGACCTTTTGATACTCCTGACCATACTATCAGAGGTATCGGTGTTCCTCCTGGGGATTTAGACCATGCAATTTTTATTGGATATGCGGGTACCTATTTTGAAACATTTAACGGGGGTACTTCATTTACTCAAAGATTTGATATTCCGTTCACTATGCACTCTATCGCTTTTTCACCTGAATATCTCACTGACGGAAGGGGTATCATTTGTGGTACTGATGGCAAGGTTTGGAATACTTCCAATCACTGCTCCACGTGGGTTGTGAGAAATACTAACCGTTACGATTATCTTAACGATGTGGTTTTCCTGTCTCCTGCAATTGCTATGATTTGCGGTAATAACGGAACAATCCTGCGATCTTCAAACTGGGGTAAAACCTGGAGCGTTAATGTTCAGTACCTCACAGGTGAACACCTTCGCTCTATTGATAATTATGAAAATATTGTTACAGTTTGCGGAGATAACGGAAAAATTATGACTGCTAACGATGGAGGAATTACTTTTGTTGACCAGTTGAACGGCGAAAACAGGCATTTGTACGGTGTATCTCTTAGGGAAGAGTCTGTGGGTGTCGTTGTGGGTGAAATTGGGTCTGCTGCTTCAGGTGCTCTCTACTATACAAGCACGAATGGCTTTGTCGGTATTTCACAGATTGGTTCTGAAATTCCTAATAAGTATTCTATCAGCCAGAATTATCCTAACCCTTTCAACCCGACAACTAAAATTAATTTTGCTTTACCTAAACAGGGTCTTGTTTCTATTAAAGTTTACGATATGCTCGGTAGGGAAGTCAGGAATCTTGTTAATGAAGTTAAATCCGCAGGACACTACTCTGTCGATTTCAACGGCTCAAATTTAACGAGCGGTGCTTACTTCTATAAAATTCAGGTTAACGATTTCGCCGATGTTAAACGTATGCTCCTCATCAAATAA
- a CDS encoding T9SS type A sorting domain-containing protein: MKKLFLSLMLLALVCNIAFSQEKWSQTSKPLGIYNKLPQKFVSWENPNKEQTLYYTPMGVMAVSPNIRVLPNSNEQNEVVLVSQTANPNFMFGSANTSVGSTYGQGCYVTTNGGLNWYGTDLMPNEPGSTSDPAPTIDKNGVIVFTSLNTTGTTFMYGQYSTNYGVNWSMPYTITSVSSDKNFSGTDDYPASPYYGRSYTVWSNFALSNPPIVFSYTTNSGVSWSTMSQINNPPSNHYSQGCDIITGPGGVIYVTWAAPLSSSPYTEDYYGFAKSTNGGANWTVTENAFDGNGIRTSSYNGWGVRVNGFPRIGVDRSGGPYNGYIYIVLPQVNLAPAGSDADVVIHRSTDGGTTWSAGIRVNQDAMNNGKVQFFPAIRVDENGGVNVVYYDNRNYPSYGDSCETYMSRSIDGGLTWTDILISDHRWRPRGEGGSGTYMGDYIGITSGNNKIWPFWCDNKFGNFQAWTASVDIGPAITHTALGNTEQVSGNREVNCVIIPAGSPITPSSVKLYYSKDNPVLTSNVTMTNGGGDNWNANLPLSGAGLYRYYMTATDALNRTVTYPSGAPANTVSFIAAPDTTKPVIVHTTLTDVPKTLWPATVTATVTDNIGVDSAWVKWYKNNTGTGVKQFKLLNSGGSTYSAAFNSLGSDVQAGDSIFYRVFARDNSAAHNTDSTTLRTFKIISQATSCIGTGTTSTSYPFYTLYEDSRTQILYKADEIIAGGGGAGFINKIGFTILTVGSPAMNGFSVKMQTITASTISSWTNIGWSEVFTSSAYTPPGSGLQYIELATPYYWNGTGNLLVEICFDNSDWSSNSTVAGTSQTGTVVHNHLDNAVGCSLTATSTSSTRPNVCFVINTAVGINPVGSTIPNVYSLSQNYPNPFNPATKINFALPKQGLVTLKIYDVLGREVRTLVNEVKSAGSYTVDFNASEFSSGVYFYRLQSEGFTDIKKMMLIK, encoded by the coding sequence ATGAAGAAATTGTTTCTCTCTCTGATGTTGCTCGCATTAGTGTGCAATATCGCTTTCTCTCAGGAAAAATGGTCACAAACCTCAAAACCTCTTGGGATTTACAATAAACTTCCTCAGAAATTCGTTTCTTGGGAAAATCCAAACAAAGAGCAGACACTTTATTATACTCCGATGGGTGTAATGGCGGTCAGTCCCAATATCAGGGTATTACCGAATTCAAACGAGCAGAATGAAGTTGTTCTCGTAAGTCAAACTGCAAATCCGAACTTTATGTTTGGTTCAGCAAATACAAGCGTCGGCTCTACTTATGGTCAGGGTTGTTACGTTACAACTAACGGTGGTCTTAACTGGTACGGCACGGATTTAATGCCGAACGAGCCTGGATCAACTTCTGACCCTGCACCTACTATTGATAAAAATGGTGTCATTGTTTTTACGTCATTAAATACTACGGGTACGACTTTTATGTACGGTCAGTATTCGACTAATTACGGCGTAAACTGGTCGATGCCATATACAATTACTAGCGTTAGTTCAGATAAAAACTTTTCAGGAACTGACGACTATCCCGCAAGTCCTTACTACGGAAGGTCTTACACAGTCTGGAGTAACTTTGCTCTTTCTAATCCTCCTATAGTATTTTCTTACACAACTAATAGCGGTGTATCATGGAGCACAATGTCTCAAATTAATAATCCTCCTTCAAATCATTACTCGCAGGGCTGCGATATTATTACAGGTCCGGGCGGTGTTATTTACGTAACTTGGGCAGCACCACTCTCATCTAGTCCATACACTGAAGATTACTATGGTTTTGCAAAGTCAACAAACGGCGGTGCAAACTGGACTGTTACAGAAAATGCTTTTGATGGTAATGGTATACGTACATCCTCATACAATGGCTGGGGTGTCAGAGTTAACGGTTTCCCGCGTATTGGTGTTGATAGAAGCGGCGGACCATACAATGGTTATATTTATATTGTTCTACCTCAGGTCAATCTTGCACCCGCAGGCAGCGATGCAGACGTTGTTATTCATCGTTCAACTGACGGCGGTACTACTTGGTCAGCAGGTATTAGAGTCAACCAGGATGCAATGAACAACGGTAAAGTTCAGTTCTTCCCTGCAATCAGAGTTGATGAAAACGGCGGTGTTAATGTTGTTTATTATGATAATAGAAATTATCCTTCATATGGCGATTCATGCGAAACATACATGTCACGTTCAATCGACGGCGGATTAACGTGGACTGATATTTTAATTTCCGACCATCGCTGGAGACCGCGCGGTGAAGGCGGCTCAGGTACATATATGGGTGATTATATTGGTATCACTTCAGGAAATAACAAAATTTGGCCTTTCTGGTGTGATAATAAATTCGGTAATTTTCAGGCATGGACTGCTTCAGTTGATATCGGTCCTGCAATAACTCATACGGCACTCGGTAATACGGAGCAAGTTTCAGGAAACAGAGAAGTTAACTGTGTAATTATTCCCGCAGGTAGTCCGATTACTCCATCTTCAGTTAAACTTTATTACTCAAAAGATAATCCTGTTTTAACCTCAAACGTTACAATGACAAACGGCGGTGGTGATAACTGGAATGCTAATCTTCCGCTTTCGGGCGCAGGTCTTTATAGATATTACATGACTGCAACTGACGCATTAAACAGAACTGTAACTTATCCTTCAGGAGCACCCGCAAACACGGTTTCTTTTATAGCAGCTCCTGACACTACAAAACCTGTTATAGTTCATACGACACTTACTGACGTACCGAAAACTTTATGGCCCGCAACCGTAACCGCTACAGTTACTGATAATATCGGTGTTGATTCAGCATGGGTAAAGTGGTACAAAAATAATACAGGCACGGGTGTTAAACAGTTTAAATTATTGAATTCAGGGGGCTCAACATATTCTGCTGCTTTCAATTCTTTAGGTAGTGACGTTCAGGCTGGAGATTCGATATTTTATAGAGTTTTTGCTCGTGATAACTCTGCCGCACATAATACGGATTCAACTACCTTGAGGACTTTTAAGATTATTTCACAGGCTACATCGTGTATCGGTACAGGTACAACTTCAACAAGTTATCCATTCTATACACTTTACGAAGATTCGAGAACACAGATATTATACAAAGCCGATGAAATTATCGCAGGAGGCGGTGGCGCTGGATTTATAAATAAAATTGGGTTTACTATATTGACCGTAGGTTCACCGGCAATGAATGGTTTTTCAGTAAAGATGCAGACTATAACTGCTTCCACCATTTCATCCTGGACTAATATCGGATGGAGTGAAGTATTTACATCGTCTGCTTACACACCTCCGGGTAGCGGACTACAGTATATTGAACTTGCTACGCCTTACTACTGGAATGGAACAGGTAATCTTCTTGTTGAAATTTGTTTTGATAATTCTGATTGGTCAAGCAATAGTACAGTCGCAGGAACATCGCAGACTGGTACTGTTGTTCATAATCACCTTGACAATGCTGTTGGTTGTAGTCTTACAGCTACATCAACTTCATCAACCCGTCCTAATGTATGCTTTGTTATTAATACTGCAGTAGGCATTAATCCGGTCGGCTCAACGATTCCGAATGTTTACTCTTTAAGCCAGAATTATCCAAATCCATTTAATCCGGCGACAAAAATAAACTTTGCTCTTCCGAAGCAAGGACTCGTGACATTAAAGATTTACGACGTACTCGGTAGGGAAGTTAGAACACTCGTAAACGAAGTAAAGTCAGCCGGTAGCTATACAGTTGACTTCAACGCATCAGAATTTTCAAGCGGTGTCTATTTCTACAGGCTGCAATCAGAAGGATTTACCGATATTAAGAAAATGATGTTAATCAAATAA
- a CDS encoding serine hydrolase domain-containing protein, with amino-acid sequence MKHLYAVILVVLLLLINSCSDDFSSSSPYVNVNEIISQLKNSADSITHNTHIPGVVALVVDKKRGFDWIYASGYSDLQNSIASNYNFNFRVGSVTKTMTITVLLQLVSEGKLTLNDKLSKFYPQYPKSDSITIRMLCNMTSRIRNYTGPDFFSEMWANPLKIWSVDELIDKGFANGFDSIPGLGFNYSNTNTILVGKIIQQITNNSLEHEINTRIFQKLNLPNTGFLTSGTELPGLHGRGYFFIDYVPGQDLTEYFDLSWGWAAGSAYSKPRELQRFVEALVRGGLLPDSLQQKRLNEDFYYLNAKDSYGLGLIRHGSFYGHSGDLPGYMTSMYHSNEKDCTIILYYNGLLRETQVEDLLMTYLRILYGNDY; translated from the coding sequence ATGAAACACTTATATGCGGTTATATTAGTAGTTTTACTTCTGCTAATTAATTCATGCAGTGACGATTTCTCATCGTCTTCGCCGTATGTTAATGTAAACGAAATTATTTCTCAGCTGAAAAATTCTGCTGATTCTATTACTCATAATACTCACATTCCTGGTGTTGTTGCTCTTGTCGTTGATAAAAAACGCGGCTTCGACTGGATTTATGCTTCCGGTTATTCAGATTTGCAGAATAGTATCGCATCAAATTATAACTTTAATTTCCGCGTTGGAAGTGTTACTAAAACAATGACCATTACCGTCTTACTTCAGCTCGTCTCCGAGGGGAAATTGACACTAAACGATAAACTCTCAAAGTTCTATCCGCAATATCCAAAATCTGACAGTATTACAATAAGGATGCTATGCAATATGACAAGCCGAATCCGCAACTATACCGGTCCTGATTTCTTTTCAGAGATGTGGGCAAATCCGCTAAAAATCTGGTCTGTAGATGAGCTTATAGACAAGGGATTCGCAAATGGATTCGATTCAATTCCGGGTTTAGGATTCAATTATTCTAACACAAACACTATTCTTGTTGGTAAAATAATACAGCAGATTACAAATAATTCTCTTGAACATGAAATCAATACAAGAATTTTTCAAAAATTAAATCTTCCTAATACTGGTTTTCTCACAAGCGGTACTGAATTGCCGGGACTTCACGGAAGAGGGTACTTCTTTATCGACTATGTTCCGGGGCAGGATTTAACCGAATACTTCGACCTTTCTTGGGGTTGGGCTGCCGGTTCTGCTTATTCTAAACCGCGTGAACTCCAACGATTTGTTGAAGCTCTTGTACGCGGTGGATTACTTCCTGACTCACTTCAGCAAAAACGTCTTAACGAAGATTTTTATTATTTGAATGCAAAAGATAGTTACGGTCTCGGTCTAATCCGTCATGGATCATTCTACGGGCATTCGGGCGATTTGCCGGGTTACATGACCTCGATGTATCATAGTAATGAAAAAGACTGTACCATTATATTATATTATAACGGTCTCCTGCGTGAAACACAGGTCGAAGACTTGTTAATGACCTATTTACGGATTCTCTACGGCAACGACTATTAG
- a CDS encoding transcriptional repressor: MSFSEIKYRLTEKGLKVTPQRIAVLSALIKLKNHPQAEKVIKQVRKSHPNIAVGTVYKVLDTLAAEEIIRKVKTDKDVMKYDAVLENHHHLYCTHSDKIMDYFDDELDNILKEYFKKKKIKGFKIEEIKLQINGKLTN; the protein is encoded by the coding sequence ATGTCGTTTTCTGAAATAAAATATCGCCTCACTGAAAAAGGGCTTAAAGTTACTCCGCAAAGGATTGCCGTGCTAAGTGCATTAATAAAACTTAAAAACCATCCTCAGGCCGAAAAAGTCATTAAACAGGTTAGAAAAAGCCATCCGAACATAGCAGTTGGTACAGTCTATAAAGTCCTCGATACCCTCGCCGCGGAAGAAATTATCCGTAAGGTCAAAACCGATAAGGACGTCATGAAATATGACGCGGTTCTTGAAAACCACCATCACCTTTACTGTACTCATTCAGATAAAATTATGGACTACTTTGATGATGAACTCGATAACATCTTAAAAGAATATTTCAAAAAGAAGAAAATTAAAGGTTTTAAAATTGAAGAAATAAAACTACAGATTAACGGTAAATTAACTAATTAA
- a CDS encoding glycerol dehydrogenase, with protein MNKKAVFPGQYIQGQGAITELLELINLFGSKGLILCSKSVKNNIFPKFASQEIMNVPFELFSGECCEDELNRIAHIIKSKSIDVIIGAGGGKVIDTAKIAADRADIPVIVVPTIASTDAPCSGCAVTYTPSGVFEAVHYQKKNPSAVIVDLNIIANAPVRFLVAGMGDALATWFEARSCANSQSKNECGGLTTLAGLHIAKLCYETILEYGVSAKTANENHEITLALEYITEANILLSGIGFESSGLASAHAVHNGLTALEETHRYYHGEKVAFGVLTGLHLNAASSEEINTVYSFCESIGLPTTLSELGITKIDRNYIMKAAENACIEGSSIFHESCIVTVDKVLDAMLIADSFGNLRKIN; from the coding sequence ATGAATAAGAAAGCTGTTTTTCCGGGTCAGTATATTCAGGGGCAAGGTGCTATCACTGAGTTACTTGAACTTATTAATCTCTTCGGTTCCAAAGGACTAATTCTGTGTTCAAAATCTGTTAAGAATAATATCTTTCCCAAATTCGCATCTCAGGAAATTATGAATGTTCCTTTCGAGCTTTTCAGCGGTGAATGCTGTGAGGATGAACTCAACCGAATTGCACATATTATTAAATCGAAAAGTATCGATGTCATAATTGGCGCTGGTGGAGGCAAGGTTATTGATACTGCTAAAATTGCAGCCGATAGGGCAGATATTCCTGTTATAGTAGTTCCAACTATAGCATCTACCGACGCACCTTGCAGCGGCTGTGCTGTTACATACACACCCTCAGGTGTCTTCGAAGCTGTCCACTATCAGAAGAAAAATCCTTCTGCAGTTATTGTTGATTTGAATATTATCGCTAATGCACCGGTCAGGTTTCTCGTTGCAGGTATGGGTGATGCTCTTGCTACATGGTTCGAAGCAAGGTCTTGTGCGAATTCGCAATCAAAAAACGAATGCGGCGGTTTAACAACTCTAGCAGGTTTGCACATCGCAAAGTTGTGTTACGAAACAATTCTGGAATATGGTGTTTCCGCAAAAACTGCAAACGAAAACCATGAAATCACCCTGGCACTTGAATACATAACTGAAGCCAATATACTCCTTAGCGGAATCGGTTTTGAAAGCAGCGGTCTTGCTTCAGCTCATGCCGTTCACAACGGACTTACTGCTCTCGAAGAGACTCATCGATATTATCACGGTGAGAAAGTAGCGTTCGGAGTCCTTACTGGACTACATCTTAATGCAGCATCTTCGGAAGAAATAAACACAGTCTATTCATTCTGCGAGTCAATCGGATTGCCAACAACATTATCAGAACTTGGAATTACTAAAATTGATAGAAATTACATAATGAAGGCTGCTGAAAATGCATGTATAGAGGGTTCTTCCATTTTTCATGAATCCTGCATAGTTACTGTCGATAAGGTTCTCGATGCTATGCTAATCGCAGACTCTTTTGGAAATTTAAGAAAAATTAATTAA
- a CDS encoding M23 family metallopeptidase — translation MKKLIVLLIAVTAVLTSFAFQDYSDKSASKIEIFMNDVPFVTEKYTRIGYTLKMWEWKNEGLILMKVVVLDNNSKAELFTIEKDDLPPIYTDPLPSSKDITFDKIDAYYMSIQLPIPINNPLPSDVSHKFFMKDTVNNKELIVEGGTFSPRKDEKPLVISSPVKGNDYIFMNQSTLQYHFFTLFFMHGKVGYGERYASDIVQINENNEFSKGDPKMNSSYFCYGNSLYAVGDGVVYHVLEGQKENKGDAQDVTFNNIEEYAGNHIILKLDNGFYAVYAHCIPGSILFKKGERVKEGMPIALLGNSGNSTMPHLHFSVNDGPDFLMSASIPFVIKEYTKIREYLNPDFKDSITVTNSMMEETSIVNIK, via the coding sequence ATGAAAAAACTTATTGTATTATTAATTGCTGTCACGGCTGTATTAACTTCTTTTGCATTTCAAGATTACTCTGATAAGTCAGCATCAAAAATTGAAATATTCATGAATGATGTTCCGTTTGTTACTGAAAAATATACTCGTATAGGTTACACCTTAAAAATGTGGGAATGGAAAAATGAAGGTCTTATTCTCATGAAAGTTGTTGTGCTGGACAATAACTCTAAAGCAGAGCTTTTTACGATTGAGAAAGATGATTTACCGCCAATTTATACAGACCCGCTGCCTTCTTCTAAAGATATTACTTTCGATAAAATAGATGCTTATTATATGTCTATACAACTCCCCATTCCAATTAATAATCCTTTACCCTCTGACGTTTCGCATAAGTTCTTCATGAAAGATACCGTGAACAATAAAGAATTAATCGTTGAAGGAGGTACTTTCTCCCCGCGTAAGGACGAAAAACCTTTGGTAATCTCTTCTCCAGTTAAAGGCAATGATTATATTTTTATGAATCAGTCAACGTTGCAGTACCATTTCTTTACACTGTTTTTCATGCATGGTAAAGTTGGGTACGGCGAACGTTATGCCTCGGATATAGTTCAAATAAATGAAAATAATGAGTTTTCAAAAGGTGACCCGAAAATGAATTCTTCTTATTTCTGTTATGGCAATTCTCTTTACGCGGTAGGTGACGGTGTGGTTTATCATGTTCTCGAAGGTCAGAAAGAAAATAAAGGTGATGCTCAGGACGTTACGTTTAACAATATTGAAGAGTATGCAGGCAATCATATAATACTGAAACTCGATAATGGTTTTTATGCCGTTTATGCTCACTGCATTCCCGGGTCCATTCTTTTCAAGAAGGGTGAACGCGTAAAAGAGGGGATGCCTATTGCTCTTCTCGGTAACTCGGGTAATTCTACAATGCCTCACCTTCATTTTTCTGTAAATGATGGTCCAGATTTCCTTATGTCTGCAAGTATTCCTTTTGTTATTAAAGAATACACAAAAATCCGTGAATACCTAAATCCCGATTTTAAGGACTCAATCACAGTTACAAATTCAATGATGGAAGAAACAAGTATCGTAAATATTAAATAA